The following proteins are co-located in the Mycolicibacterium goodii genome:
- a CDS encoding EamA family transporter — protein MATATSSARFDSTTTGNQFRLGLLFAVSSALAFGSSGPFAKALIEAGWSPTAAVTARLAGGALLMAIFASFARPGWVREAIQHRRTVIAYGLIPIAGAQFFYYNAVAHLSVGVALLLEYTAPVLVVGWVWAATKQRPSAGTFGGVALAVVGIMLVLDVFSGTHINLVGVGFGLAAAVCAACYFMMSNKVGGDGDGLHPYSLAAGGLVVGAVTVAAIGATGIMPMTFTTNAVKLAGLHTSWVVPVIALGLIPTALAYSLGIIGIARLKPRFASLVGLSEVMFAVIIAWIMVGEAMTPIQAVGGAVVLLGLALARQGDRSERDRLSAEISDACWPETPAHDAASERTISRG, from the coding sequence ATGGCCACCGCGACCAGTTCTGCCCGCTTCGATTCGACCACAACCGGGAACCAGTTCCGACTCGGCCTGCTGTTCGCCGTCAGCTCCGCGCTGGCCTTCGGGTCATCGGGGCCGTTCGCCAAAGCCCTCATCGAGGCCGGTTGGAGCCCGACCGCCGCGGTGACCGCACGGCTGGCCGGCGGCGCGCTGCTCATGGCGATCTTCGCCAGCTTCGCCCGTCCCGGTTGGGTCAGGGAAGCCATCCAACACCGGCGTACCGTCATCGCCTACGGGCTGATCCCGATCGCCGGCGCGCAGTTCTTCTACTACAACGCCGTCGCGCATCTGTCGGTCGGCGTGGCACTGCTGCTGGAGTACACCGCACCCGTCCTTGTCGTCGGCTGGGTGTGGGCCGCCACCAAGCAGCGTCCCAGCGCGGGCACGTTCGGCGGCGTCGCCTTGGCCGTCGTCGGGATCATGCTCGTACTCGACGTGTTCAGCGGCACGCACATCAACCTCGTGGGCGTGGGCTTCGGCCTCGCGGCCGCGGTGTGCGCGGCGTGCTACTTCATGATGTCCAACAAGGTCGGTGGTGACGGCGACGGCCTGCACCCCTACAGCCTGGCCGCGGGCGGCCTGGTCGTCGGCGCGGTCACGGTCGCGGCGATCGGCGCCACCGGCATCATGCCCATGACGTTCACCACCAACGCCGTGAAGCTCGCGGGCTTGCACACCTCGTGGGTGGTGCCGGTGATCGCCCTCGGGCTGATCCCGACCGCGCTGGCCTACTCGCTCGGCATCATCGGCATCGCCCGGCTCAAGCCGCGGTTCGCGTCGCTGGTCGGGTTGTCCGAGGTGATGTTCGCGGTGATCATCGCCTGGATCATGGTCGGCGAGGCGATGACACCCATCCAGGCCGTCGGCGGCGCGGTGGTGCTGCTCGGTCTGGCGCTGGCCCGGCAGGGTGACCGCAGCGAGCGCGACCGGCTCTCGGCGGAGATTTCCGACGCGTGCTGGCCAGAAACGCCTGCACACGACGCGGCATCGGAAAGAACGATTAGCCGTGGCTAA
- a CDS encoding cutinase family protein: MAIVISLRKSARVAAFASAVLCAGAVLATGPAPVASAEPCSDIEVVFARGTSEPAGIGRVGQALTDAIRNQVGGRTVSTYGVNYPATYDFLAAADGANDATNRIATLAEQCPSTRVVLGGYSQGAAVVDMLLGIPPLGNKVGSFGSAPPLPGNLMNNVAAIAVFGNPSAKFGIPVTSRFGGRAIDACSDGDPICSDGRNPFAHTHYESSPFIPQAAGLIAGLV; this comes from the coding sequence ATGGCGATCGTGATCTCGCTCCGGAAGTCGGCCCGGGTGGCCGCGTTCGCCTCAGCAGTCCTGTGCGCCGGTGCCGTGCTGGCCACAGGCCCCGCCCCGGTCGCCTCCGCCGAACCCTGCTCCGACATCGAGGTGGTGTTCGCCCGCGGCACCAGTGAGCCCGCCGGCATCGGCCGCGTCGGTCAGGCGCTGACCGATGCGATACGCAATCAGGTCGGTGGCCGCACGGTCAGCACCTACGGCGTGAACTACCCCGCCACCTACGATTTCCTGGCCGCGGCCGACGGCGCCAACGACGCCACCAATCGGATCGCGACGTTGGCCGAGCAGTGCCCGTCGACGCGCGTCGTCCTGGGCGGCTATTCGCAGGGCGCCGCGGTGGTCGACATGCTGCTGGGGATCCCGCCCCTGGGCAACAAGGTCGGCAGCTTCGGTTCTGCCCCGCCGCTGCCCGGCAACCTCATGAACAACGTCGCGGCCATCGCGGTGTTCGGTAACCCGTCGGCGAAGTTCGGCATCCCGGTCACCAGCCGGTTCGGTGGCCGCGCGATCGACGCGTGCAGTGACGGCGACCCGATCTGCTCCGACGGCCGGAACCCGTTCGCGCACACGCACTACGAGAGCTCCCCGTTCATCCCACAGGCCGCAGGCCTGATCGCGGGTCTGGTCTGA
- a CDS encoding cutinase family protein has translation MLAVPLAAQPSTVALGPVGMARAADCPDIEVVFARGTDESPGIGRIGNAFVSALRGKVGGRSVGTYAVNYPANYDFLAAADGANDASAHIQWMVNNCPNTRLVLGGYSQGAAVIDVIAAVPFPAIGFTSPLPANVPEHVAAIAVFGNPSAKLGLPLTASPVYGPRAIDLCNPGDPVCTSGDNVPAHRAYDGAPANDAANFVAGLL, from the coding sequence ATGCTCGCTGTTCCGCTCGCGGCGCAGCCATCCACGGTCGCCCTCGGTCCGGTCGGCATGGCGCGGGCCGCCGACTGTCCCGACATCGAGGTCGTCTTCGCCCGCGGCACCGACGAATCCCCCGGGATCGGGCGCATCGGCAACGCGTTCGTCAGTGCCCTGCGCGGCAAGGTCGGTGGGCGGTCGGTGGGCACCTACGCGGTGAACTACCCGGCCAACTACGACTTTCTGGCCGCGGCCGACGGTGCCAACGACGCCAGCGCCCACATCCAGTGGATGGTCAACAACTGCCCGAACACCCGCCTGGTGCTGGGCGGCTACTCGCAGGGCGCAGCCGTGATCGACGTGATCGCGGCGGTGCCGTTCCCGGCCATCGGTTTCACCTCGCCGCTGCCCGCCAATGTTCCCGAGCATGTGGCCGCGATCGCGGTGTTCGGCAACCCCTCGGCGAAACTGGGCCTGCCGCTGACCGCCAGCCCGGTGTACGGTCCACGCGCGATCGACCTGTGCAATCCGGGTGATCCGGTGTGCACGAGCGGTGACAACGTGCCCGCACACCGCGCCTACGACGGCGCCCCGGCCAACGACGCCGCCAATTTCGTGGCCGGATTGCTGTAA
- a CDS encoding DNA-directed RNA polymerase subunit alpha, giving the protein MLISQRPTLSEETVAENRSRFVIEPLEPGFGYTLGNSLRRTLLSSIPGAAVTSIRIDGVLHEFTTVPGVKEDVTDIILNLKSLVVSSEEDEPVTMYLRKQGPGVVTAGNIVPPAGVTVHNPDMHIATLNDKGKLEVELVVERGRGYVPAVQNKASGAEIGRIPVDSIYSPVLKVTYKVEATRVEQRTDFDKLILDVETKNSISPRDALASAGKTLVELFGLARELNVEAEGIEIGPSPAEADHIASFALPIDDLDLTVRSYNCLKREGVHTVGELVARTESDLLDIRNFGQKSIDEVKIKLHQLGLSLKDSPATFDPSEVAGYDAATGTWTSDAGYDSAYEADDNQDYAETEQL; this is encoded by the coding sequence ATGCTGATCTCTCAGCGTCCCACCCTGTCCGAAGAGACGGTTGCCGAGAACCGTTCCCGGTTCGTCATCGAGCCTTTGGAGCCCGGTTTCGGTTACACGCTGGGCAACTCGCTGCGGCGCACCCTGCTGTCGTCCATCCCGGGCGCCGCGGTCACCAGCATCCGCATCGACGGTGTCCTGCACGAGTTCACCACCGTGCCCGGGGTCAAGGAAGACGTCACCGACATCATCCTGAACCTCAAGAGCCTGGTTGTGTCCTCCGAGGAGGACGAGCCGGTCACCATGTACCTGCGCAAGCAGGGCCCCGGTGTCGTCACCGCCGGTAACATCGTGCCGCCGGCCGGCGTGACCGTGCACAACCCCGACATGCACATCGCCACCCTGAACGACAAGGGCAAGCTGGAGGTCGAGCTCGTCGTCGAGCGTGGCCGTGGTTACGTCCCCGCCGTTCAGAACAAGGCGTCGGGTGCCGAGATCGGCCGCATCCCGGTCGACTCGATCTACTCGCCGGTGCTGAAGGTCACCTACAAGGTGGAGGCCACCCGCGTCGAGCAGCGCACCGACTTCGACAAGCTGATTCTCGATGTCGAGACCAAGAACTCGATCAGCCCGCGGGACGCCCTGGCGTCGGCAGGTAAGACCCTGGTCGAGCTGTTCGGTCTGGCGCGGGAACTCAACGTCGAGGCCGAGGGCATCGAGATCGGCCCGTCGCCTGCCGAGGCCGACCACATCGCGTCGTTCGCACTGCCCATCGACGATCTGGATCTGACGGTCCGTTCGTACAACTGCCTCAAGCGCGAGGGTGTGCACACGGTGGGCGAGCTCGTCGCCCGCACGGAGTCCGATCTGCTGGACATCCGGAACTTCGGTCAGAAGTCCATCGACGAGGTCAAGATCAAGCTGCATCAGCTGGGTCTCTCGCTGAAGGACAGCCCGGCCACGTTCGATCCGTCCGAGGTCGCCGGTTACGACGCCGCCACCGGCACCTGGACCAGCGACGCTGGTTACGACTCGGCGTACGAGGCCGACGACAACCAGGACTACGCCGAAACCGAGCAGCTTTAA
- a CDS encoding cutinase family protein, whose protein sequence is MVEHSSSRKLLKWISAVVIVAATAVGLAVTPTVTTRGLPRAGAAPCADVEVIFARGRTEPAGVGTLGNAFINALRPKVKKTLDVYAVKYPADTEVDIGANDMSNRIKYMMDNCPNTRLVIGGYSLGAAVADVVLAVPFTAFGFKNPLPAGADQHIAAVALFGNGAAWVGPITNFSPVYRDRTIELCHGADPICNPADPNTWENNWPDHLAGAYIDGGMVNQAADFVAGRL, encoded by the coding sequence GTGGTCGAACATTCCAGCAGCCGCAAGCTTCTGAAGTGGATTTCCGCGGTCGTGATCGTCGCGGCGACCGCCGTGGGTCTCGCGGTCACCCCGACGGTGACAACCCGAGGTCTGCCGAGGGCCGGCGCGGCCCCGTGCGCCGACGTCGAGGTCATCTTCGCCCGCGGACGCACCGAACCGGCAGGCGTCGGCACCCTCGGCAATGCGTTCATCAACGCGCTGCGTCCCAAGGTGAAGAAGACCCTGGATGTCTACGCGGTGAAGTACCCCGCCGACACCGAGGTGGACATCGGCGCCAACGACATGAGCAACCGCATCAAGTACATGATGGACAACTGCCCCAACACCCGGCTCGTGATCGGCGGGTACTCCCTGGGCGCCGCGGTCGCCGACGTGGTGCTGGCGGTGCCGTTCACCGCGTTCGGGTTCAAGAACCCGCTGCCCGCGGGCGCCGATCAGCACATCGCCGCGGTGGCGCTGTTCGGCAACGGCGCGGCCTGGGTCGGCCCGATCACCAATTTCAGCCCGGTGTATCGCGACCGCACCATCGAGCTGTGCCACGGCGCCGACCCGATCTGCAACCCGGCCGACCCGAACACCTGGGAGAACAACTGGCCCGACCACCTCGCGGGCGCCTACATCGATGGTGGGATGGTCAACCAGGCCGCGGACTTCGTCGCGGGCCGGCTCTAA
- the rpsK gene encoding 30S ribosomal protein S11, with amino-acid sequence MPPAKKTAAGPKKGQKTRRREKKNVPHGAAHIKSTFNNTIVSITDPQGNVIAWASSGHVGFKGSRKSTPFAAQLAAENAARKAQEHGVKKVDVFVKGPGSGRETAIRSLQAAGLEVGTISDVTPQPHNGCRPPKRRRV; translated from the coding sequence ATGCCACCTGCAAAGAAGACCGCAGCCGGCCCCAAGAAGGGCCAGAAGACCCGCCGCAGGGAAAAGAAGAACGTCCCGCACGGCGCCGCTCACATCAAGAGCACGTTCAACAACACGATCGTGTCGATCACCGATCCCCAGGGCAACGTCATCGCGTGGGCCTCTTCGGGTCACGTGGGCTTCAAGGGCTCGCGTAAGTCCACCCCGTTCGCCGCGCAGCTGGCCGCCGAGAACGCTGCCCGCAAGGCGCAGGAGCACGGTGTGAAGAAGGTCGACGTGTTCGTCAAGGGCCCGGGTTCGGGCCGTGAGACCGCCATCCGCTCGCTGCAGGCCGCAGGCCTGGAGGTGGGCACGATCTCCGATGTCACCCCGCAGCCGCACAACGGTTGCCGTCCGCCGAAGCGGCGCCGGGTCTAA
- the rpmJ gene encoding 50S ribosomal protein L36, with protein sequence MKVNPSVKPICDKCRVIRRHGRVMVICSDPRHKQRQG encoded by the coding sequence GTGAAGGTGAACCCGAGCGTCAAGCCCATCTGCGACAAGTGCAGGGTGATCCGCCGGCATGGGCGGGTCATGGTGATCTGCAGCGATCCGCGCCACAAGCAGAGACAAGGTTAG
- the rpsM gene encoding 30S ribosomal protein S13: MARLVGVDLPRDKRMEIALTYIYGIGRTRSNEILAATGIDKNLRTKDLTDDQVTQLRDYIEANLKVEGDLRREVQADIRRKIEIGCYQGLRHRRGLPVRGQRTKTNARTRKGPKRTIAGKKKAR, from the coding sequence ATGGCAAGGCTCGTGGGCGTCGATCTTCCGCGCGACAAGCGCATGGAGATCGCGCTGACCTACATCTACGGCATCGGCCGTACCCGCTCGAACGAGATTCTCGCTGCGACGGGCATCGACAAGAACCTGCGCACCAAGGACCTGACCGACGATCAGGTGACCCAACTGCGCGACTACATCGAAGCGAACCTCAAGGTTGAGGGCGACCTGCGCCGCGAAGTGCAGGCCGACATCCGCCGCAAGATCGAGATCGGCTGCTACCAGGGCCTGCGCCATCGCCGCGGTCTGCCGGTGCGCGGCCAGCGGACCAAGACCAACGCTCGTACCCGCAAGGGTCCGAAGCGCACCATCGCCGGCAAGAAGAAGGCCAGGTAA
- the rpsD gene encoding 30S ribosomal protein S4 — translation MARYTGPATRKSRRLGVDLVGGDQSFEKRPYPPGQHGRARIKESEYRLQLQEKQKARFSYGVMEKQFRRYYEEAVRQPGKTGDNLLRILESRLDNVVYRAGLARTRRMARQLVSHGHFLVNGVKVDIPSYRVSQYDIIDVREKSLNTLPFEVARQTAGERPIPSWLQVVGERQRILVHQLPERAQIDVPLTEQLIVELYSK, via the coding sequence ATGGCTCGTTATACCGGACCCGCCACCCGCAAGTCGCGCCGTCTCGGTGTCGACCTCGTCGGCGGAGACCAGTCGTTCGAGAAGCGCCCCTACCCGCCCGGCCAGCACGGCCGCGCGCGGATCAAGGAGAGCGAATACCGTCTGCAGCTCCAGGAGAAGCAGAAGGCGCGTTTCAGCTACGGCGTCATGGAGAAGCAGTTCCGCCGCTACTACGAAGAGGCGGTGCGTCAGCCCGGCAAGACCGGTGACAACCTGCTGCGCATCCTCGAGAGCCGGCTGGACAACGTCGTGTACCGCGCCGGTCTGGCCCGCACGCGTCGCATGGCGCGCCAGCTGGTCAGCCACGGCCACTTCCTGGTCAACGGCGTGAAGGTCGACATCCCCAGCTACCGCGTCTCGCAGTACGACATCATCGATGTCAGGGAGAAGTCGCTCAACACGCTGCCTTTCGAGGTGGCCCGGCAGACCGCGGGCGAGCGCCCGATCCCGTCGTGGCTGCAGGTCGTCGGTGAGCGTCAGCGCATCCTGGTCCACCAGCTGCCCGAGCGCGCACAGATCGACGTGCCGCTCACCGAGCAGCTCATCGTCGAGCTTTACTCGAAGTAG
- the rplQ gene encoding 50S ribosomal protein L17 — translation MPKPTKGPRLGGSSSHQSALLANLATSLFEHGRIKTTEPKARALRPYAEKLITHAKKGALHNRREVMKKIRDKDVVHTLFAEIGPFYADRNGGYTRIIKVENRKGDNAPMAVIELVREKTVTDEANRARRAAASQAKADEKADEKAEAPAEEATEAPAEEATEAEAKDDTK, via the coding sequence ATGCCCAAGCCCACCAAGGGCCCTCGCCTCGGCGGGTCGTCCTCGCACCAGAGCGCGCTGCTGGCCAACCTGGCCACGTCGCTGTTCGAGCACGGCCGGATCAAGACGACCGAGCCGAAGGCACGCGCGCTGCGGCCGTACGCGGAGAAGCTGATCACCCACGCCAAGAAGGGCGCTCTGCACAACCGGCGTGAGGTCATGAAGAAGATCCGCGACAAGGATGTCGTGCACACCCTGTTCGCGGAGATCGGTCCGTTCTACGCCGATCGCAACGGCGGCTACACCCGCATCATCAAGGTCGAGAACCGCAAGGGCGACAACGCCCCCATGGCGGTCATCGAGCTGGTGCGGGAGAAGACCGTGACCGACGAGGCGAACCGGGCTCGTCGTGCGGCTGCTTCGCAGGCCAAGGCCGACGAGAAGGCCGACGAGAAGGCTGAGGCTCCCGCCGAGGAGGCCACCGAGGCTCCCGCCGAAGAGGCCACCGAGGCCGAAGCCAAGGATGACACCAAGTAG
- the truA gene encoding tRNA pseudouridine(38-40) synthase TruA yields MPAIESGGGHVRLRLDIAYDGTNFAGWAVQAGQRTVAGVIDEALTTVFRTPVVTRVAGRTDTGVHATGQVAHVDVPAAALPHAYPRHARETDTEFTPLVRRLAGFLPPDVRVRDIVRAPAGFDARFSALRRHYVYRLTTAPYGPEPQETRFVTPWTRALDIDAMNTAAQELLGLNDFAAFCRHRAGATTIRDLQRLEWVRHGERGHYVTAYVTADAFCWNMVRSLVGALLKVGEGRRSPEWTAELLGTTSRSSEFPAAPARGLTLVAVDYPPDDELAARNVVTRDVRTIG; encoded by the coding sequence ATGCCCGCCATCGAATCCGGTGGCGGGCATGTTCGTCTTCGGCTCGACATCGCCTATGACGGCACGAATTTCGCGGGCTGGGCGGTGCAGGCCGGACAGCGTACGGTCGCCGGGGTGATCGACGAGGCGTTGACGACGGTGTTCCGCACGCCCGTGGTGACGCGGGTCGCCGGCCGCACCGACACCGGCGTCCACGCGACGGGACAGGTCGCACATGTCGACGTCCCGGCCGCCGCGCTGCCGCACGCCTATCCGCGGCACGCGCGTGAGACCGATACCGAGTTCACGCCACTCGTACGCCGCCTGGCGGGCTTCCTGCCGCCCGATGTGCGGGTGCGTGACATCGTGCGCGCCCCAGCGGGTTTCGACGCGCGGTTCTCCGCCCTGCGTCGTCACTACGTCTACCGGCTGACCACCGCGCCGTACGGGCCCGAACCGCAGGAGACGCGGTTCGTGACACCGTGGACGCGTGCGCTGGACATCGACGCGATGAACACCGCAGCGCAGGAGCTGCTGGGGCTCAACGACTTCGCGGCGTTCTGCCGTCACCGCGCCGGAGCCACCACGATCCGGGACCTGCAGCGCCTGGAGTGGGTGCGGCACGGCGAGCGCGGCCACTACGTGACGGCGTACGTCACCGCCGACGCGTTCTGCTGGAACATGGTCCGCTCGCTCGTCGGCGCGCTGCTGAAGGTGGGGGAGGGGCGGCGCTCACCGGAGTGGACCGCCGAACTCCTCGGTACGACAAGCCGATCCAGCGAGTTCCCGGCCGCTCCGGCGCGGGGGCTCACCCTGGTGGCCGTCGACTACCCGCCGGACGACGAACTGGCGGCGCGCAACGTCGTCACGCGCGACGTGCGCACCATCGGTTAG
- the infA gene encoding translation initiation factor IF-1, which produces MAKKDGAIEVEGRVIEPLPNAMFRIELENGHKVLAHISGKMRQHYIRILPEDRVVVELSPYDLSRGRIVYRYK; this is translated from the coding sequence ATGGCCAAGAAAGACGGTGCGATCGAGGTCGAGGGCCGCGTGATCGAACCTCTGCCCAATGCGATGTTCCGCATTGAGTTGGAGAACGGACACAAGGTTCTGGCCCACATCAGCGGCAAGATGCGGCAGCACTACATCCGCATCCTGCCCGAGGACCGCGTCGTGGTGGAGCTCTCTCCGTACGACCTGTCCCGGGGCCGCATTGTGTACCGGTACAAGTGA
- a CDS encoding CGNR zinc finger domain-containing protein, with protein sequence MIFTHDTEITLHAAAVLVNSDRVDGDQLADMQALDAYLDHFGWTGRRDRDDAELRAVHRLRKRLGVIWDAADDEEKTVRLVNALLSETKAAPWLTRHPEMPAWHLHLASVDDPLWQRMGAEIAMAVADVIRGGELRRLKICAAPDCDAVLTDLSKNRSKRFCDTGNCGNRQHVAAYRQRQRGD encoded by the coding sequence ATGATTTTCACTCATGACACGGAGATCACACTCCACGCCGCCGCCGTGCTGGTCAACAGCGACCGTGTGGACGGCGATCAACTTGCCGACATGCAGGCCCTCGACGCGTATCTGGACCACTTCGGGTGGACCGGCCGGCGCGATCGCGACGACGCCGAACTGCGGGCGGTGCACCGGCTGCGCAAGCGCCTCGGCGTGATCTGGGACGCCGCCGACGACGAGGAAAAGACGGTCCGGTTGGTCAATGCCCTGCTGAGCGAGACCAAGGCCGCACCGTGGCTCACCCGGCACCCGGAGATGCCCGCGTGGCACCTGCACCTGGCGTCGGTGGACGATCCGCTGTGGCAGCGCATGGGCGCCGAGATCGCGATGGCGGTAGCCGACGTGATCCGTGGCGGTGAACTGCGCCGGCTCAAGATCTGTGCGGCCCCCGACTGCGACGCGGTGCTCACCGACCTGTCGAAGAACCGGTCGAAGCGGTTCTGTGACACCGGCAACTGCGGCAACCGCCAGCACGTCGCGGCCTACCGGCAGCGCCAGCGCGGGGACTGA